The following coding sequences are from one Treponema bryantii window:
- a CDS encoding prepilin peptidase: MYLKLILCVFIIVSLINSYLDLRTMHISIILNYIGIIACVVLYLLNSPKLFINNLMGSLILFFIFILVRLIAHKGLGWGDIHYSIFCGLVSGVPGFIFSALMASISGLIIFLIIKIRIGSKSIKQIRVPFIPMMFLGTCFGLVFLTLFSNVI; the protein is encoded by the coding sequence ATGTACTTAAAGTTAATTCTTTGTGTTTTTATTATAGTTTCACTTATTAATTCCTATCTGGATTTAAGAACCATGCATATATCAATTATTCTAAATTATATTGGAATAATTGCTTGTGTGGTTCTATATCTTTTAAATTCTCCTAAATTATTTATAAATAATTTAATGGGGAGTTTAATATTATTTTTTATTTTTATTCTCGTAAGATTAATTGCTCATAAAGGACTTGGCTGGGGAGACATTCATTACAGTATTTTTTGTGGTTTAGTATCGGGAGTCCCTGGTTTTATATTTTCAGCTTTAATGGCATCAATTTCTGGCCTTATTATTTTTTTAATTATAAAAATCAGGATTGGCTCAAAAAGCATAAAACAAATCAGAGTACCGTTTATACCAATGATGTTTTTGGGAACTTGTTTTGGCCTTGTGTTTTTAACTTTATTTTCTAATGTGATATAA
- a CDS encoding RHS repeat-associated core domain-containing protein, giving the protein MSIKKIFFNKVFLILIFLILGLRIPVYAYAENDQGYPHSYDTGGGGGDDHGGGGGDDHGGDDQGGDDQGGDDQGGGGGGTNTPSDPLASLVADVLSQFRDTDGNIDTNRPEVRDAINGIKSSVPAAQTLSQEAFNQVVDSAVKNNNSVTQGDPVQTNTGSFTTTETDIHFVYNENEIKFERTYTSSNKSKGSLGTGWESSIDESLIFGTLYNIENIYTTYLTKYNQSYQKYLELASKLEAIKSYGQQVMDRSEVSSKYEAVKTNLNGMADELYILKQLINNAEVDYTKTLDSIERNKYNYKLGVTRQETNIGCDRILFRTGTGLTRTFVTTDGVNYQMNGIYGDYTLIKSNDKQFVLTTPKKQKITFDYWGRKVSEEDINGNLISYEYDTTSGLLKTISDSSNRKIVIYRNPKGKIISIEAPEQTLIQFAYNSNELLSSVIDAKGDAVRYEYNGTLLTKIIKPDNSFLKYEYDNQNRIIYTQDEEGNREYFTYDSALKLTQYTNPAGHVIKHYHDDRYRQIKNEYEDGTEESYAYDEYDNLIKFTDRRGNQTSYTYDERKNKLSQTDADGITQKWTYNEFNKVTTYKAKNNSLTTYNYNSLGNLISVIYPDGTSENYTYDSHGRVISHTDCNGGTEYYEYYATGNLKQKTDANNNSTLYEYDELGRVTKSINPELKTIQNVYYKDGQLKSKTDSYGNSEFFEYNERKDLVKHIDYEGNEIRYVYNRKHEVIRIIDAEGIVKGFEYTPDGKVKLEKKGKLLDKYLISNPVDNESEKQLYIMTVGEVIELVESGEADDAVEKRLAFLKSLNSKLNLDDVSDGVAWLIHTSYEYDENGYVKHTKNLETEEEILTKYDSLGNLEWKQDAEENKEFFSYDSMNRLQNYTDSYGNSEYFGYDKMGNLNWHKDKNGNERSWEYNIMNRLEIIIDAENNETQQIFDSCGRLIKKIDALGNKTEYDYDKCGNLISQKDANGYITKYGYDKSGLLVSITDARNNTTYKGYDKNGRLISETDADGNSKFYTLNKNGVVIAIKDRLDNEWLYELDTNGKTVKATDPYGAETRYEYDINGNVCRVTDALNFASFIEYDVKGRVLNKIDALSNVTKYEYDKNGNLRYETDGEGRVTEYKYDELNRLIETVSSGGDSVQYKYDNEKNVTEFIDAKGESYKYLYDSCGRKIEETDRLGNKQKYEYDAVGNLITKIDFNGAKTNYKYDKTGHQIKVEFEDGSSKAFSYDKVYNLITAENGVRSNSYSYDNQNRMITSKDNDIGQTIKYEYDAEGRRTKITYLEGKRYQKYIWGKTGKLLSVRDKEGNITVYSYDKLGRETGVEYPNHVKESRKYDASGRLVMVKAELHGAVLGAESYVYDNSGKRLFTVNEGGKLEAYTYDENGRVNNVLYSFAGGKISNDYEERLEYGLFPEYKSIDDYTDSVLLDFDFPETLDINKEDLIEAIRNILNSKKDVYEGFTGKKLSGHGTWCIKPEDIKNFGKFMSPSGRERQMLEAALARIVNGKGVYGGQSLVWAENYKYDENGNRISKTNGWGTLNYEYDAENRLVKAGERTYTYDLNGNLIQENLGKIATAYDYNAENRVVDVNTQVQGMIGHWCGWGYWAVYGRQELKSGVRYEYDALGRRVTRAEYTTTKSSFYGWQRQWTSSTVTESQYDGLGMNVLQEFNDTDYHPDYGMPWAPWFGFSYIRPLWGYYAPFTFGRWDMYVPAGKYTPVSEYIYGNNLVSRSDYDEKYAWSGRFTGTEYYTTDILGSVMLTTDSLGRVSNRYNYDAYGTNYTGSFSGKNKIGYNSKHYDTGTGWYNYGYRDYDSKLGRFTTQDPIRDGMNWYAYCGGDPINLIDLWGLFTESDLNLAGVPSQYRDLLIAQYNNSHLLGSGEQLASNMEALVGSNYVWGGNSPEDGGMDCSGSLIYGINQMGNNVSDQTAAQLYNLTSSVSGEIQPGDLRFLSDSNGNINHVQTIVGEDGSRVNATGGPENTIDNPGTIELLPGPLPNSGEIRRLNFR; this is encoded by the coding sequence ATGAGTATTAAGAAAATTTTTTTTAATAAAGTGTTTTTAATTTTAATATTTTTAATTTTAGGATTAAGAATTCCTGTTTATGCATATGCTGAAAATGATCAAGGATATCCTCATTCATATGATACTGGCGGAGGTGGCGGAGATGACCATGGTGGAGGAGGTGGTGATGATCACGGAGGAGATGATCAAGGAGGAGATGATCAAGGAGGAGATGATCAAGGAGGAGGCGGTGGGGGTACAAATACACCATCAGATCCTTTAGCTTCTCTTGTAGCTGACGTTCTCTCTCAATTTAGAGATACTGATGGAAATATAGATACGAATAGACCAGAGGTCCGTGATGCAATTAACGGAATCAAGAGTTCCGTACCAGCTGCACAGACATTATCTCAGGAAGCTTTTAATCAAGTTGTTGATTCAGCAGTAAAAAATAATAATTCTGTTACTCAAGGTGATCCAGTTCAAACAAATACTGGTAGTTTTACTACAACAGAAACAGATATTCATTTTGTCTATAATGAAAATGAAATTAAATTTGAAAGAACTTATACAAGCTCAAATAAAAGCAAAGGTTCTTTAGGAACTGGTTGGGAATCATCTATAGATGAATCATTAATTTTTGGAACTCTATATAATATCGAAAATATTTATACTACATATTTAACAAAATACAATCAGTCTTATCAAAAATACCTGGAATTAGCTTCAAAACTTGAAGCGATAAAATCATATGGACAGCAAGTTATGGACCGCAGTGAAGTTTCTTCTAAGTATGAGGCTGTAAAAACAAATCTGAATGGGATGGCAGATGAGTTATATATTTTAAAACAATTAATAAATAATGCTGAAGTTGATTATACAAAAACATTAGATTCTATTGAACGTAATAAATATAACTATAAACTTGGAGTAACAAGACAGGAAACAAATATTGGGTGTGATCGTATTTTATTCCGTACAGGAACTGGACTTACGCGAACCTTTGTTACTACTGACGGAGTAAATTATCAGATGAATGGTATATATGGAGATTATACCTTAATAAAATCTAATGATAAACAGTTTGTTCTTACGACTCCAAAGAAACAAAAAATTACTTTTGATTATTGGGGAAGAAAAGTATCAGAAGAAGATATAAATGGAAATTTGATTAGTTATGAATATGACACAACTTCTGGACTATTAAAAACAATATCCGATAGTTCAAATAGAAAAATAGTTATATATCGAAATCCAAAGGGCAAAATAATTTCAATAGAAGCTCCTGAACAAACATTAATTCAGTTTGCCTATAATTCAAATGAACTCCTTTCTTCTGTAATTGATGCAAAAGGTGATGCTGTTAGATATGAATATAATGGAACTTTGCTTACAAAAATCATTAAACCAGATAATAGTTTCTTAAAATATGAATATGACAATCAGAATAGAATAATTTATACACAGGATGAAGAAGGCAATAGAGAATATTTTACATATGATTCAGCTCTTAAACTTACACAATATACAAATCCTGCAGGGCATGTTATTAAACACTATCATGATGACAGATACAGACAGATAAAAAATGAATATGAAGATGGAACTGAAGAAAGTTATGCTTATGATGAGTATGATAATCTTATAAAATTTACAGATAGACGTGGAAATCAGACATCATATACTTACGATGAAAGAAAGAATAAACTATCTCAAACAGATGCTGATGGAATAACACAAAAATGGACATATAATGAATTCAATAAAGTTACGACATATAAAGCAAAGAATAATAGCCTAACAACTTATAATTATAATTCTCTGGGAAATTTAATATCTGTTATATATCCAGATGGAACAAGCGAAAATTATACATATGACAGTCATGGACGTGTAATTTCACATACAGATTGTAATGGTGGAACAGAATATTATGAATATTATGCAACGGGCAATTTAAAACAGAAAACAGACGCCAATAATAATTCCACATTATATGAATATGATGAACTTGGAAGAGTAACCAAATCAATTAATCCTGAACTAAAAACTATTCAAAATGTATATTATAAAGATGGACAGTTAAAATCAAAAACAGATAGTTATGGCAACTCAGAATTCTTTGAATACAATGAAAGAAAAGATCTGGTAAAGCATATAGATTATGAAGGAAATGAAATCCGGTATGTATATAATCGTAAACACGAAGTAATACGAATCATCGATGCAGAGGGAATTGTAAAAGGCTTTGAATATACACCAGATGGAAAAGTAAAACTTGAGAAAAAAGGAAAACTTCTTGATAAGTATCTAATTTCAAATCCTGTGGATAATGAAAGTGAAAAGCAACTTTACATTATGACAGTAGGAGAAGTTATTGAGTTAGTCGAAAGTGGAGAAGCTGATGATGCAGTAGAAAAAAGACTTGCTTTCTTAAAAAGTCTTAATTCGAAACTTAATCTTGATGATGTTAGTGATGGGGTTGCCTGGCTCATTCATACATCTTATGAATATGATGAAAACGGCTATGTAAAACATACAAAGAATTTAGAAACTGAAGAAGAAATCTTAACAAAATATGACAGCCTGGGTAATCTTGAATGGAAACAGGATGCAGAAGAAAATAAAGAATTCTTTAGTTATGATTCCATGAACCGATTACAGAATTATACAGATTCCTATGGTAATTCAGAATATTTTGGTTATGACAAAATGGGAAATCTGAATTGGCATAAAGATAAAAATGGAAATGAAAGAAGCTGGGAATATAATATTATGAACCGGCTCGAAATAATAATAGATGCAGAGAATAACGAAACACAGCAAATATTTGACTCATGTGGAAGACTTATTAAAAAAATCGATGCATTAGGAAACAAAACAGAATATGATTATGACAAATGTGGCAATTTAATATCACAAAAAGATGCCAACGGTTACATAACAAAATATGGGTATGACAAGAGTGGATTACTAGTTTCTATTACAGATGCAAGAAATAATACAACTTATAAAGGTTATGATAAAAATGGAAGATTAATTTCTGAAACAGATGCAGATGGTAATTCTAAATTCTATACATTAAATAAAAATGGTGTTGTAATTGCTATAAAAGACAGACTGGATAATGAATGGCTATATGAGCTTGATACAAATGGAAAAACAGTAAAAGCCACAGATCCATATGGTGCAGAAACAAGATATGAGTATGACATCAATGGTAATGTCTGTCGCGTAACAGATGCACTGAACTTTGCCTCTTTTATAGAATATGATGTGAAAGGTCGTGTTCTGAATAAAATTGATGCATTAAGTAATGTAACAAAATATGAATATGATAAAAATGGAAATCTCCGTTATGAAACTGATGGCGAAGGAAGAGTTACAGAATATAAATATGATGAATTAAATCGTCTGATAGAAACTGTTAGCTCTGGTGGTGATTCTGTACAATACAAATATGACAATGAAAAAAATGTTACAGAGTTTATAGATGCTAAAGGTGAATCATATAAATATTTGTATGATTCATGTGGAAGAAAAATTGAAGAAACTGACAGGCTTGGAAACAAACAGAAGTATGAATATGATGCTGTAGGAAATCTAATTACAAAAATCGACTTTAACGGGGCTAAAACAAATTATAAGTATGATAAAACTGGTCATCAGATTAAAGTTGAATTTGAAGATGGCAGCAGTAAAGCTTTCAGTTATGATAAAGTATATAATCTTATAACTGCAGAAAATGGAGTCAGAAGTAATAGCTATTCATATGATAATCAGAATCGTATGATAACAAGTAAAGATAATGATATTGGCCAGACAATAAAATATGAATATGATGCAGAAGGTCGTAGAACTAAAATAACTTATCTGGAAGGAAAACGCTATCAAAAATATATTTGGGGTAAAACAGGAAAATTACTTTCAGTAAGAGATAAAGAAGGAAACATCACAGTTTATAGTTATGATAAACTTGGTAGAGAAACTGGCGTTGAATATCCAAATCATGTAAAGGAATCAAGAAAATACGATGCCTCAGGTCGTCTTGTAATGGTAAAAGCAGAGTTACATGGAGCTGTTCTTGGAGCAGAAAGCTATGTATACGATAATTCTGGTAAACGGCTATTTACAGTAAATGAAGGTGGAAAACTAGAAGCCTATACTTATGATGAAAACGGTCGAGTAAACAATGTTTTATACAGTTTCGCTGGTGGAAAAATTTCCAACGACTATGAAGAAAGACTGGAATATGGTCTGTTCCCAGAGTATAAATCAATTGATGATTATACTGATTCAGTTTTGTTAGATTTTGACTTCCCGGAAACATTGGATATAAATAAAGAAGATTTAATAGAAGCAATTCGAAATATTCTTAACTCTAAAAAAGATGTTTATGAAGGCTTTACTGGCAAAAAACTATCCGGTCATGGAACCTGGTGTATTAAACCAGAAGATATAAAGAACTTTGGAAAGTTTATGAGTCCTTCAGGTCGTGAACGCCAGATGCTTGAAGCAGCTTTGGCAAGAATTGTAAATGGAAAAGGTGTATATGGTGGACAAAGCCTTGTATGGGCAGAGAACTATAAATATGATGAAAATGGAAACAGAATTTCTAAAACAAATGGCTGGGGAACATTAAATTATGAGTATGATGCAGAAAATCGCTTAGTAAAAGCTGGAGAACGCACATATACATATGATTTAAATGGAAATCTGATTCAGGAAAATCTTGGAAAAATTGCTACAGCCTATGATTACAATGCAGAAAATCGTGTAGTAGATGTAAATACTCAGGTACAGGGTATGATAGGACACTGGTGTGGCTGGGGTTACTGGGCAGTATATGGACGACAGGAACTTAAAAGCGGTGTTCGATATGAATACGATGCATTAGGCCGCCGAGTTACCCGGGCAGAATATACAACAACAAAATCAAGCTTTTACGGCTGGCAGCGACAATGGACAAGTTCGACTGTAACAGAAAGCCAGTATGACGGACTTGGAATGAATGTGTTGCAGGAGTTTAATGATACCGATTATCATCCGGATTACGGAATGCCATGGGCACCATGGTTCGGCTTTAGTTATATAAGACCTCTGTGGGGTTATTATGCACCGTTTACATTCGGCCGCTGGGATATGTATGTTCCGGCAGGAAAATATACCCCGGTTAGTGAATATATTTATGGAAATAACCTTGTAAGTCGCAGCGACTATGACGAAAAGTATGCCTGGAGCGGAAGATTTACTGGAACAGAATATTACACAACCGACATCCTTGGAAGTGTTATGCTGACAACTGATTCACTAGGACGTGTATCAAACCGCTATAATTACGATGCCTACGGAACCAACTATACCGGTTCGTTCAGCGGCAAAAACAAAATCGGCTACAACAGCAAACACTACGATACCGGGACCGGCTGGTACAACTACGGTTATCGCGATTACGATTCAAAACTGGGCCGTTTCACAACCCAAGATCCAATCCGCGATGGAATGAACTGGTACGCTTATTGTGGCGGAGATCCGATAAATCTTATTGATTTGTGGGGGTTGTTTACTGAAAGTGATCTTAATCTGGCTGGAGTTCCTTCTCAGTATAGAGATTTGTTAATAGCACAATATAACAATAGTCATTTATTAGGATCTGGTGAGCAATTAGCATCAAATATGGAAGCTTTGGTAGGGTCAAATTATGTTTGGGGTGGAAATTCTCCTGAAGATGGTGGTATGGATTGCTCTGGTTCATTAATTTATGGTATTAATCAGATGGGGAATAATGTTTCTGATCAAACTGCTGCTCAATTATATAATCTTACAAGTTCAGTAAGTGGAGAAATTCAACCAGGTGATTTACGATTTTTATCTGATAGTAATGGCAATATTAATCATGTTCAGACTATTGTGGGGGAAGATGGATCAAGGGTAAATGCAACCGGTGGTCCTGAAAATACAATTGATAATCCTGGAACTATTGAATTATTACCAGGTCCATTACCTAATTCAGGAGAAATCCGAAGATTAAATTTTAGATAA
- a CDS encoding N-acetylmuramoyl-L-alanine amidase encodes MLTTDSLGRVSNRYNYDAYGTNYTGSFSGKNKIGYNSKHYDTGTGWYNYGYRDYDSKLGRFTTQDPIRDGMNWYAYCGGDPINYVDLWGLFSESDKSTRYTDNIIQYRIPDGNGSRIEKNRAKTTGIVIHYTAGVQIGKDGKEYAQTPKETIDYWIGAESINAHFVIGENGDIYQALPKQEIGQHAGNGGPYTIQPGIVEKLGGHPNARTVGIEMENIDSKGTITEQTKNATIQLTAELCVEYGLDPQKDVYRHYDITNKPCPKNYVDNPDSWNDFKNQVEKEINKIKNKI; translated from the coding sequence ATGCTGACAACAGATTCACTGGGACGTGTATCAAACCGCTATAATTACGATGCCTACGGAACTAACTACACAGGTTCGTTTAGCGGCAAAAACAAAATTGGCTACAACAGTAAACACTACGATACCGGCACCGGCTGGTACAACTACGGTTACCGCGACTACGATTCAAAACTAGGCCGTTTCACAACCCAGGACCCAATCCGCGATGGAATGAACTGGTATGCTTACTGTGGCGGGGATCCGATTAATTATGTGGATTTGTGGGGATTATTTTCTGAGAGTGATAAATCAACTCGTTATACAGATAATATTATACAATATAGAATTCCGGATGGAAATGGATCGAGAATTGAAAAAAATAGAGCAAAAACAACTGGTATTGTAATTCACTATACAGCAGGTGTTCAAATAGGAAAAGATGGTAAAGAATATGCTCAAACTCCTAAAGAAACAATTGATTATTGGATTGGTGCTGAATCAATAAATGCTCATTTTGTTATTGGTGAAAACGGAGATATATATCAAGCACTTCCGAAACAAGAAATTGGTCAACATGCAGGAAATGGTGGGCCTTATACAATTCAGCCTGGTATAGTTGAAAAATTAGGAGGGCATCCGAATGCAAGAACAGTAGGAATAGAAATGGAAAATATTGATTCCAAGGGAACTATTACTGAACAAACAAAAAATGCAACAATCCAATTAACTGCAGAATTATGTGTTGAATATGGGTTAGATCCACAAAAAGATGTTTATAGGCATTATGATATTACAAATAAGCCTTGTCCAAAAAATTATGTCGACAACCCTGATTCATGGAATGATTTTAAAAATCAAGTTGAAAAAGAAATTAACAAAATAAAAAATAAAATATAG